The sequence AGGACATCTTTTCCAGGTTGATCTGGTGCATGATGCCGTTGCCGGCCGGGATCGCGTCCACGTTCTCGAAGGCCCGCTTGCACCACTCGATGAAATGGAACCGGTCGGCGTTGCGCCGCTCCTCGATCTCCCGGTTCTTGCGCAGGGCATCGGGATCGGAACCGGGTGCCTCGACCGCCAGCGAGTGATCGACGATCAGCTGGGTCGGCACCACCGGGTTGACCCGCGCCGGATCACCGCCCCGCTCGGCGATGGCATCACGCAGCCCCGCCAGATCGACGAAGGCGGTCAGTCCGAGTATGTCGTGACAGACGACCCGGGCCGGATACCAGGGAAAATCCCGGTCGCGCCGGCGCTCCACGATCTGGCGCAGGGACGCATCCAGCTCCCGCCCGTCGCAGTGCCGGAGAAATTGCTCCGCCAGGACGCGGCAGACGTAGGGCAGGCGGTCGTAGGCGCCAGGAGAGAGCGCCTCGACCGCCTCGCGGGCATCGTAGTAAACCAGGTCCGTACCCGGCAGCGGTTTGCGGTAGGGGTTGCTCATCACGCCCGTGCTGCGCCTCAACGCTGGTCGATGGGGACGAAGCTGCGCTCC is a genomic window of Acidobacteriota bacterium containing:
- a CDS encoding aconitase family protein is translated as MSNPYRKPLPGTDLVYYDAREAVEALSPGAYDRLPYVCRVLAEQFLRHCDGRELDASLRQIVERRRDRDFPWYPARVVCHDILGLTAFVDLAGLRDAIAERGGDPARVNPVVPTQLIVDHSLAVEAPGSDPDALRKNREIEERRNADRFHFIEWCKRAFENVDAIPAGNGIMHQINLEKMS